One window of the Solanum stenotomum isolate F172 unplaced genomic scaffold, ASM1918654v1 scaffold33130, whole genome shotgun sequence genome contains the following:
- the LOC125852250 gene encoding putative disease resistance RPP13-like protein 1, which yields MHGITEVTEEFYGSLSSKKPFNCLEELRFEDMPEWKQWHLLGSGEFPALEELIIKNCPELSLETPIQLSSLKRFKVSGSPKHIAHYLEENTDIYGCKKLKLPQIQAMPYFSHLTSLQSLQIWYFPNLQSLPESALPSSLSHLEIRNCPNLQSLPVKGMPSSLSQLDHR from the exons ATGCATGGAATAACAGAGGTGACAGAAGAATTCTATGGCAGTTTGTCCTCTAAAAAGCCTTTTAACTGTCTTGAGGAACTTAGATTTGAAGATATGCCGGAGTGGAAGCAATGGCACTTACTAGGAAGTGGAGAGTTCCCTGCACTTGAGGAgcttataattaaaaattgccCTGAGCTCAGTTTGGAGACACCCATCCAACTTTCAAGTTTAAAAAGGTTTAAAGTTAGTGGTTCTCCAAAG CATATTGCCCACTACCTTGAAGAGAATACAGATATATATGGTTGCAAGAAATTGAAATTGCCTCAAATTCAGGCAATGCCCTACTTTTCGCACCTCACTTCGCTTCAAAGTCTACAGATCTGGTATTTCCCTAATCTCCAATCACTTCCCGAATCAGCACtgccctcctccctctctcacCTGGAGATCAGAAATTGCCCTAATCTCCAATCTCTTCCAGTGAAAGGGATGCCATCTTCCCTCTCTCAGCTTGACCATAGATAA